The Candidatus Berkiella aquae sequence TCCCTCAAAAGCCCATAATTGTTTAGTATAGGCTTTCCTGGTTAATACATAAGGCATAAAACTTTGAGGTTTAATACGTTTTACATTCCAAGCATGAAAATATTCATGACTAAATAGCCCTAGCAACATCATGTAATTATTAGTTGGCGACGCTATATCAGCTGATTCTGGCATATATTCTTTAGGGATCTGTAACGCGGTAGAATCCCGATGTTCAAGGCCACCATAACTATCTTTACGTAACTGTAATAGAAATAAATAGCGATTAAATGGGTAAGGTTTTTCGAATAATTGCAATTGTGTTTCACAAACTTTTTTGACATCGGCAACTAAGCGTTTTACATCACCATGGTGTTGCCCTGTAATCGCAATGGCATGCGGTATGCCCAAGGCTTCGAATTCAAGTAACTCAAATTGCCCTATTTGCACCGGTTTATCGATAAGTTCATCATAATTTGCTGCTTGATAAGTACCATATCCCCAGGGTTTGGCATCAGCAGGGGTTAACATGGTTGCCACACGCCACTTCTCACTTCCTGCAATAGCTGGAGCAGATAAAATGACTTGGCAAGGCTTATCTTCTTGGTCGTGGACCATTAGTAACATACTGCAAGGATTAAAAAAGGCTTGCTCATCGTCAAGATATGAGCCTCTGACTGACGTATCAAAAGCATAAACACTATATTCGATGCAAAGAGGGCCTTGATGCTTTGCAATTTGCCAAGTATCGCTATTGTGTTTCTCAACAGCAATTTCTTGTGCTTTTGTCGAAAAATCAGCATAGGCTTTGAGTTCAATGATATGACGGGCAAAATCCCGAATCATATAACTTCCTGGGATCCAGGTTGGTAATGATAATTTCTGCCCCACCGGCGAAGGATGAGGAATCGTCAGACGAACCGTAAATTGGTGATTCAGTGGATGGCTTGCAATGACGTCGTATTGAATCATGTTTTTTTCCAAAATTATTAAGTTATCTAACAATAAATTTCCATCTTATGAAATAGAATCTATTCTTAATATATTCTCATCGCGGTTGATAGGTTTATCTCATTGTACACCGAAAGCTTCTATGATGTGGTCGTCATTGGTGGCGGTATCAATGGCACAGGAATTGCTGCCGATGCGGCGGGCCGAGGGCTTTCCGTATTACTGTGTGAACAAAATGATTTAGCCAGCGCAACCTCTTCTGTGAGCAGCAAATTGATTCACGGTGGCTTACGCTACTTGGAAGATTATAACTTTGCTTTGGTAAAAGAATCGCTGAAAGAAAGAGAAATCTTAATTAAAACGGCTCCTCATTTAGTCCATCCTTTGCGTTTTATTGTTCCCTATAATCAACTCCGTCGGTCATTTTGGTTAATACGCTTAGGACTCTTTATTTATGATATGTTTGGATATGGGCCCCGTTTTCAACGTTCGAAGACACTCTTTTTGGCTCCTAATGATCCACACAATCCATTAAAACGTTCCATTCGTAAAGGTTTTGTCTATTCTGATGCCACGGTAGATGATGCAAGACTCGTTATCACCACTGCGTTACGTTTAGCAAGAGCCGGAGGAACCGTTGCCAACTACACCCGCTGTATCAGTGCAACGAGACTTACTGATCATTGGCAATTGCAACTTCAGAATCAACTCAATCAACAAATTTATACGATTGAATGCAAAGCTTTAGTGAATGCAGGTGGCCCTTTTGCAGAAGAGATTTTACATTCTGTACTTAAGCTACAAAGCCCTTCTAGACTTAAATTAGTCAAAGGCAGTCATATTATTGTTCCGAAATTGCATAATGGCGACGAAGCTTATGTTTTGCAACATAAAGATGGACGAGTCATTTTCGTCATACCTTATTTAAAACAGTTTACTTTAATCGGTACAACGGAAATTCTATATCATGGTTCACCGCAAAAAGCGAAAATCAGTTTAGCTGAAATGGAATATCTCTGCGAAATTGTGAATGATTATTTCCATCATGCCATAAAACCTGATCAAATTATCCATTCTTGGTCTGGCGTTCGTGCATTAGTCGATGACCAGACCACCAGCATGTCTAATAATACCCGAGAATATAGACTTGAGTTACAACTCGATGAACGAGGCAATCTTCCTCTTTTAAATGTATTAGGCGGAAAATTGACCACTTACCGTGCACTCGCTGAAAAAGCCATGGACAAACTTGCGCCCTTCTTCAGCCAAATGGGAGGGCATTGGACAAGTCTGTGCCCCTTACCAGGTGGTGATTTTCCGGAAGCAGAATTTTCAGCATTTCTAGAAACCTTGGCCCAAGACTTCTCCTGGTTACCAACACAACTTGCATTACGTTATGCACATAATTATGGCACTTTGATTTATCATCTTTTAAAAGGGGTGAATCAGCTGAGTGATCTTGGATGCCATTTTGGCCATGGTCTCTATGAAAAAGAGGTTATCTATCTTATTGAAAAAGAGTGGGCTCGTAGTTTAGATGATATTTTATGGCGTAGAACAAAATTAGGGTTATTTATATCGGTGCAAGAACAGCTTGAATTACAACAATGGCTTGAGAAGTATTTTCACACATACTATAAAAAAGCTATTTAATTGATAATTGCAAACCATCTTTAAAAACCAAAAAATCCCCTTTTTGTGCACGCTGCCAAGTTTCATTAGCTGTTAAAGGTTCCGTTGCTAATACGGTGATGACATCATCAGGTGACATTCTATGGCAAAAATCGATTGATAAATCTTCATCGACTAATTTTGCTTTACCAAAGGGTGCCTTGCGAGTTACCCAAGCTAATTTAGTTGAACAATGTGCATAAAGGTATTTAGAATCACACATTAAAATGTTAAAAACCCCAAACTGCGAAAGCGAATGGCATAATTCTTTAATGAGTAATGCTATTTTTCCATCTTGCTTGGGAGGTTTAGGATATTTGCTATAAATCTGATCAAGCAACCAACAAAAAGCATATTCACTGTCTGTCGTTCCAACCGGTTCAAAATGTGCTAACTTCAATTTCTTTTTGATGCCCCTTAATTGCCCGTTATGAGCGTAACACCAATTACGTCCCCAAAGCTCTCTGACAAAAGGATGGGTATTCTCCAAACAGACTTTCCCACTGTTAGCTTTACGAATATGACAAATCACATTGCGACTTTTAATGGGGTAATTTTTAACAAGTTTGGCAATTTCAGAATCAGCGCTTGGAAAAGGGTCATGAAAAGTTCGGCACCCCCTCCCTTCATAAAAGGCAATTCCCCAACCATCTTTATGAGGACCTGTTTTACCACCACGCTGCATTAGTCCTGAAAAACTAAAGCAAATATCCGCAGGGGTATTAGAACTCATGCCTAACAATTCACACATGCTCTTCTCATTTTGTATTTATACCACAAGGGGTACCTCGTCCGTTGTTGCCTACGTTCTTTCAACCCCAGTCACGTACCAAATTAGCTATTGAGTAGTTTGACGGGGTGTAACTGAGCAGCAAATAAAGTCGGGATGATCCCCGCAAATATGCCCATGAGCATCGACACCGGCAGACCAACTACCCAGGAAAACCAGCCAAAATGATAGGTTAAACCTAACTTCATCACTATAATATAGGCGGCCAAATGACCAAAAACAATCCCCCCAATAGCGCCAAAACAACATAAAAAGGTAATTTCTCGTAAAAATTGCCAAAAAACGGCCCAAGGGGTTGCACCTAATGCAAGCCGTAAACCAATTTCCTTTTTCCTTTCATCAATCAAAATAACCAACAGATTAATGATTGAAAGCATCCCGAGTAATAAGGTGGTTAGCGCTATCATTTTAAGCATCTTTACCGTCATATTAACTTGCTTGTGCAAAACTTGTGCAAAAAGTGTCGCATCTCGGATAAATAGGGATTGAATACCAAACCATGCTCTCACCTTGGTCTTAAATATATGTTGCGCATCTGACAAGGTTGTATGGTCAGCTTGAACGATAAAAGAATCAACGAAGGGGATGGCTTTTAGCCGTGCGAGCATTTCTATCCCAATAAAAATAGCTTGGTTTGGGTCAAATTCCAATAAAGGATTAGGCTCTACCGGCGCTAAAATACCAACTACTTCAAAATACTGTCCCTCTAAACTTAAGGTAGCGCCGAGTTTTGCAGCCAATCCTTGGCCAATGACAGCCACTTTGGATTTCTCATCTAAACGATGTAAGGCTCGACCTTGCGCAATGGGCCATTGTAAATGCTTCTCAATACCATTGATGGTGCCCACAACGATTTTATCTGATTTAAATGTTGATACCATATAGGGAATAATGGTTAATTCATGCCTTTGCTGCCAGCACCAATCACCGATGCTACCAACCTTTAAATGTTGTTCAGCTTGTTTTTTTTCAACGAGGGTCATCGGGGTTAGCGTTGTAATGAAACGAGACGAACCATATTTAGCTAAGACAGCCTCACTGTTGATAGCAACGATTTGATTAATGGAACATAGCGCACTGACCGCACCAATACCAACCATAATACTTGCCAAACTTAATAATAGACGAAGTCGATAGAAACGAAATAAATCCCATCCTTCCTTTAGCCAATATTTAAACATCATAAACCCACCATTAAAAGCTTGTCGCAACGCTTGGCAATGGTGGCATCGTGTGTTGCTATAACCATCGAAAATTTCAATTTTTGTTGTAATGAAAATAATATCGTTAAAATTTCCTGTTTGGTCGCATCATCTAACGCTGACGTTGGTTCATCTGCTAATAACAACTTAGGCTCACCGATTAAGGCTCTTAAAATAGCAACTCGTTGCTGTTGACCACCAGAAAGTTGAGAAGGAAGTCTATCTTCTAAAAACGCTAATTCCAGTAATTTTAATTGCATCCGTGCGCGCTGCTTTGCTTCAAGCGGCGAAATACCTCTATAAAGCAAGGGTAGCATAAGGTTCTGTAATACCGACAAATGGGGAATCAGTAAATGCGCCTGAAAAACAAATCCCAAATGAGCATTACGAAAGCGAGCTTTTTCAGCAGAGGTCAAAGCGAATAGTTCCTTCCCTTCAAAATAATAATGTCCATGACAAGGAGAATCTAATAACCCTAATATATAAAGCAGCGTTGTTTTCCCAGAACCCGATGATCCCATCAACGCCATCGACTGATTCTCTGGCAAATGTAAGTTAAAATGGTGATAAACTGGCAAAGGTGCCTTAGGATATTGTTTTGTTATTCCTTCTAACCTAACCATGTAATACTATCCTATCCCCTACCGCTAATCCTTTAATAACTCTTACCTCATTTTTAACATTATCTCCCAAGACTACTTTTTGCTTTGTGGACGTTTGATCATGTATTACGTTGACATAAGGTTCATCATTTTCATAATGAATTGCAGTTTTATCTATCCACAATCCCTCGGGCAAACGCTCTTCCAGTTGAATGCTTGCGGTCATTCCTATCAACAACTTATTTTGTATCTCTTCTGGAATGACATCTAATGCAACTTTGACATCATAAACCATTGCTTGGCGAGTTCCATTCGCTGGATTATTTTGCACGGATATATCCATTATTTTTCCAGCTAAGCTATGCGTTGAAAATGCAGCCAGCACAACCTTTGCTTGTTGACCTTTCTGTAATCTTACAATATCAAATTCATCTACTTTTACAGAGATACATAATGAAGACATATCTGCTAGCCATGCGATGACTTCTCTCTCTTGAAAGGGTTTTTGCGGATATAGCGCAAAAACTTGCTTTGTTCCCTCAACATGAGGTGCAAGCACTGTTCCTGACATAGGGGAGCGCACAATTAAAGCGGCTATCTTGTTTTGCAGCATTGCTTCTTTATTTTGCGCTTGTTTCAGTTTTAATTCAGCCAATTTTAATGCGGTTGCATTTGCTTTTTCCTTGATTTGTGCTAATTGTCTTTTAGCATTTTGATAATGCTGCTGGCTATCTTTATAAAAGCGCTCATCTAACAAGCATTCTTCTTTTGCAACAATCCCGCTTTGATATAATTTCTTGGTTTGCTGAAATCTAACTTCTGTTCTCGCCAGTTCATGATAAGCTTTGTCCATCTGTGAATTAGCTTGCATCATTTCATAACTTTGTTCCCAATCTCGCAATTTCAAATAAGCTTCTTTATTTTCAATCACTGCCATACTTGCCTCAAAAAGCTGTGCTTGTAATTCTTGAGAAGCGAACTCAAAAAGAACTTGCCCTTGACTGACTTTGTCGCCAAAATGCACGTGCTTTTTTAGTAACATACCATTTGCTGGGCTTTGTATTTCCAGAAGATTTACTGCTAACAAATTACCATCGTACAATATTTTTTCTAATGGTTTGCTATTGGTTATTTGCATTGTCACTTGTGCCAATGCTTGACTCATTTGCATCATCAATATCCACGCGATAATGCTAAACAATCTATTTATTTTCATGCTGTCCCTAACCAATTTTTTGCTAATCGCCCGGCATTTAATTCTAAATTTGCGACGCTATTGTAATAAGCTATTTGGTTGGCATTCTTTGCCATCTGCGCTCTTAACAAACGTTCTTGTTGATTGACCATCTCAAAAAGTGAACTGCGTCCCACTTCTAACTTTAAAAGTGTGTCATTATAATTTTTTTGAGCTAATTTCAAAGATTCTTGTGCAAGCTGAAGTTGCCTTTTTTTGACTTGAATTTGTTCTAATAGGCTAGTAGCAAAATTTTTCATTCGCAAATGATGATGCTGAGATTCATATTCTAGTTTTTCAATTTCACTACGGGCAGCCAAAATTCGATGATATCTTTGTTGTTTATCACTCAATGGAATATTCAACAACATTTGAGCTGTATAATTCCCATTATCATGAACAAAAGGATAACCAAACACTGTTTCGTCGCTAAACTCATCCGCTTTTTCACCGTAGATATGGTAACGCCCAACTGTCCAATCCCCTCTTAATTTAAGATGGGGAAGATTTTGATCTTTAGCAATGACTAACTGATGCGCCACACGTTCTTTATTTAAAGTAAGTACTTTTCCTTCAATATCATTGGCAATCACCTCATCAATCACCTTTGGCAAAGACCATCGAGACTCACTCATCTTGGGTTCATCGAGTTTAAAAGTGATAGATTCATCCGTTAAATGTAAATTCTCTATTAATCTACGTTTTGCTTGAGTCTGCTCAAATTGCGCTTGGTTTAAATTTATCTCAGCTTGTTTTACTTGTAATAATGCTGCATTTAAATCATTGACAGCAACGCGCCCTGCCACAACTTTTTCTTGCATATTCTGATAGAACTGTTTTGCATTCTTTAGCCAATGTTCCTGTAATGTCACATTTTCAGAACACAATTGTAACGCACGAAAATCAACAATCACTTGATAGATCACTTGCTCTTGTGTTTGTTGAAAAAGCAATTGCTGAATGTCGTTGAGAATGATTGCATTATTAATTTCCCAGGTATTCACGAGTTTGCGTCGACCTTGCAATAAAGGTTGTTCAATCGAAATTCGCAAAGCAGTGCCGGAACTTTTCTGATAACGTTCAAATCCTACGTTTTGTTCTGTAAATATTTCGAGTTGCGTACCATAGGGTGTCATCATTTTTACAGAGGGGTAGGTATGTATTTTCTTTTCATCAAAATTTTCTTGAAAATACGTTTCATGGTGAATCGTCGCGCTTGCATTAAAAAAAAGCTGCGGATTGAATTTCTGCCTTAAAATCTTAAGCTGATGTAAACGTAACGTTTCATCAAATTTCGCAAACTTAAGTTCAAGATTATTTTCAAGTGCAATATGAATAGCCTCATGCAAATCAAGCGATTTCGCCTCAAGCGAGAATGTTAACAGCAAAATAACAAGAACGAAGAGTCGCTCCATGATCGCTTCCTGTGTGCGGCCAAGAAATGGCGCAAGGAATCTAACATGGCAAGAAATCCTTGTAAACATGAGTTAGTCAATCACTTTTTTATGGCTTTTTTAGCCAATTTCGAGTGTATGTATTCGCTTTTATGATGTTTTTTGTTCTGTAATTCACTTATAATTGACGTTTTTTTTAAAAGAGATAGAGAGAGCTGCGTGCAAAATAATAATGTTAAACCGCCTTATTCCTCTTTGCGCCCTTGGTTTATTTGGGGGCTAGCAGCCTTCTTCTTTTTCGCACATTATGTGGTAAGGGTTACACCTGGCCATATCAGTGAAGTCTTACAAGCGGCTTTTGTACAAACTTCCAAATATGAGTTTGGTGTTTTGGGCTCCGCCTTTTATTTACCTTACGTATTGATGCAAATGCCTGTTGGCTACTTAGTCGATCGTTTTGGTTCAAGAACATTACTAACCATTGCTGTGTTCATTTGCAGTGCTAGCTCACTCATTTTCGCCAGCGCCCAAGTGATTGGTACGGCAATGATATCTCGTGTTTTACTCGGCTTCTGCTCGGCGACTGCCTTTATTGGTGCCTTAAAGCTGATTACCGTTTGGTTCGAGCCCAAGCAACTTGCATTGTTAGTAGGTATTACTCAAGCCTTAGGCATGATAGGTGGCGCAACCGGTGCACACCTTGCACCTTATTTAAATGATGTCATCGGTTGGCAGAGTATGTTTCATCTGTATGGTATTGTCTTTTTTGCATTGGCTATTCTTATTTTTTGTGTTATCCGCAACAGTCCAAGCAGTATTCAAAATAACATTGGTAGTAAAAGCGATAAACTTCCCAATAAAGCAACTTTTGCACAAATCAAAGCTGTCCTCTTTAATCGTTATACCTGGATTAATGCACTCTATGCAGGTTTAATTTACGCACCAACCGATGTATTAGGTGAGCTTTGGGGTAAAGAATTTTTACAAAAAATCCATCATTTGAATCCTTATACTGCTTCTCATGCTATTTCCTTTTTATTCATTGGCTGGGCAATCGGTGGACCTTGTGCGGGTTGGTTGGCCGATCATTGGGGTCGTAAACCGGTCATGATTTTATCTGCCATCATGGGTACGATTTTATTACCCCTTGTTTTTTATGTTCCCGGCATTCCGATGGGCTTTATCATGCTTATCTTATTCCTCTATGGCGTGAGTAATACTGGCCTTATCGCAAGCTATACCACAGCCGGTGAATTACATTCAAAAGAACTAGGTGGTTTTTCAATGGCTATCGCCAATATGCTATCTGTTTTACTCGGTTCATTGTTAATGCCAGTATTGGGCTTGTTATTGGATTGGCATGCGTCAAGTCACTTAGCTGCAGATGGAACAATGTTGCATACTGTCGTTGATTATCAACGTTCTACCCTCATACTGCCACTATGCTTATTCTTGGCTATCTTCTGTGCATTCTTTACCAAAGAAACTTTGGTAAAGGCAAAAAGCTAGGTTAGAAAATGCAACGTTCACCTTGGCAAGTAGGGATCATTTCTTTAGGAACATTACTAGAGTGGGCTGAATATACTTTCTACGGGTATATGGCGCTCACTTTATCAACGCTGTTCTTTCCAAGCAGTGATCCAAAATTAGCCCTGATTAAAACATTTGGTATTTTCTCAGCCGGCTATATCATGCGTCCGTTAGGTGCGATTATTTTCGGTGCAGTAGGCGATAACCTCGGTAGAAAACCTGCCTTAATGTCGTCTTTACTACTGATGGGATTTGCGACCTTTACAATTGGTTGCTTGCCAACGTATGCCACGATTGGCATCAAGGCCCCCTTACTACTACTGTTAATGCGCTTATTGCAAGGACTTGCTATCAGCGGCGAATATAATGGCGCGGGTATTTTCCTCGTTGAAAAATCGTCATCCAATCCTTGTCTTGCTGGAAGCTGGGTCAGCGCAAGTGCAGCTGCTGGCATGGTTGTTGGAGGCGTTGCTGCATTACTGGTCAATCATCCTCTTGCGCCCTCATGGGCTTGGCGTGTGCCTTTTCTGTTAGGGGGTTTAAGTTGTTTTCTGGGCCTTGTGTGTCGAAACCGCTTAAGCGAATCCCCGCATTTTTCACCCAACAACCCCATCACCAAGCAGCATTTATGGCCCATGCTCATGCAATATAAACATTCCTTTGTTTTTGCAGGCGCTATTGCTGCTTTTACAGGGGTATTTGTCTACATTTGCAATATTTATATTGTGGTTTTTTTAAAGAAAGTAGTTCACCTGCCTATGAACGATGCAACAATGTTCGCTATTTTTGGAGAAATTATTGTTGCTATTATGATCCCTATCATGGCTTATGTCGCCGATAAAACGCATCCCTATCGCCAATATCAAATGGGTTTGTGTCTTGTCGCATTGTTTTGCCCCATTATCTTTGCACTTTGCTACAGCGCTCATTACGGGCTCATTCTGCTAGCCATGGTACTTTATGGTGTACTCAATGGCGTTGTTTGTGGCCCCATGGTTAAAATTTTATGCGATCAATTCCCTGCTAGAATTCGTTATACCGGTGTCTCATTTGCATGGAGCTTTGCTGCTGCCATTTTTTCAGGAACAGCCCCCTTGGTTGCAGAGATATTAACCACCCGTTTTGATTGGGCATTAGGTCCTAGTATCTACGTTTCTGTTATCGCACTGTTTACTTATGGTATGAGTAAACTGCTCTATCGCTTTTCAATGCCTGAAACAGCAGTTGTGCAGCTAAAGCATTCATAAACAAAAAGTTGACATTCTAAATATGAAAATGTCAAAGTAAACAACCATTACTCTAACTATTGTTGTTTATAACCCATGAACATGATGCAAGCCATGTTAACTAAGGTGGGTAGCTCTCTTCCTGCCATTTTAATGAGCATTCTTATTTTTGCGTTGTTTTGGTTTTTAGCAAAATTTTGTACCTCACTCATACAACGTTTGGCTCTTAAAAGTACGCCTCAAAAACAACCGGTATTCTTGGTATTCACCATCGCAACAAGAATCGCTATCTTGTTAGTTGGTGCGATTACCGCATTAGGCTCTGCAGGTGTGAATGTCAGCGCGATGGTTGCAAGCCTTGGACTGTCAGGACTCGCCATTGGTCTTGCCTCCAAAGATGCTTTCTCCAATCTCATGGCAGGTATTATGGTATTGCTTTATCAACCTTTTAAAATCGGTGATAACATTCAAGTTGGTGAACATAACGGCACCGTTACAAAGATGAGTTTACGCTACACTCACTTGCAAGGTGACAATAAAGAAATCTTAATCCCGAATGCATCCCTTTTAACCAACAATATAATAATTTGTGGGAAAATATGAAAAAGCTATTGATTCATTTTGTAACGGTTAGTGCACTCTTTTTTTCTCAAGCTTACGCGCAAGCACCCTATGAGAAAGCTATCGATGATTTAATTAAACAACACCTACCCGATGCAGCGGTTGGACTTGTCATCCAAGATCCCAAAACAGGCAATATTATTTATGAAGCCAGAGCTGAAGAAAGCTTTCTTCCAGCAAGCACCACCAAACTTTTTACGGCCGTTGCTGCGCTGAAATATTTAGGTGAAAATTTTCAATTTCAAACAACGTTACAAGCACCTTTAGATAAAATTAGCGGCAATGTCTTAAATGATAATCTCTATTTTGTTTTTAGAGGTGATCCGACTTTTCAAGTAAAACATATTCAAGAAATATTGAAAGCACTTAAAACTAAAGGCGTTAACCAAATTCAAGGTAATTTAGTAATTGATGACAGTGCTTTCGCCGAACCTTACTATGCACAAGGTTGGACATGGGATTCACTCCCTTGGTATTACTCTGCGCCTATCACCTCTATCATCATCAACGAAAATAAAGTTCGCTTAAAATTCAATAAAGCAACCGCATTGAATGCACCCATCAAAGTCGAGCAAGCAGATGCAGAATTACCTCCTTTTAAACTGCAAACCAATGTCATTGCGGTGTCCGCACAAGATGCAGAACATAACTGCCAGCTCAATGTAAAAGTAAAAAATAACGATCTGTCACTTTATGGGTGTTGGCCCATAGATAAAACACCGGTAGTGGTTGAACTTGCTGTTGATGATACCCGCGCCATCGCAAAAAGCTTAATTGAATCATCCTTGAAACAATTAGATATAAAATTAACCGGTACCATTCAATTCGGCCCAGCGCCCAAAAATGTACCAGCTATTATTGTAAAGCGTTCTGCTCCTTTAAAAGCGTTATTGCCCCGTGTACTAGCGGATTCTAATAATGTTTATGCTGAAAGCCTAACAAAAGGCTTAGGCTTAGCTTATGGCGGCCAAGGTACCTTTCAAGCAGGTATTAATGCTATTCAAGAAATTTTAGCAGAAGTATCACGCATTGAATTCTCAAAAATGAAACTAAGCGATGGCTCAGGACAA is a genomic window containing:
- a CDS encoding MFS transporter is translated as MQRSPWQVGIISLGTLLEWAEYTFYGYMALTLSTLFFPSSDPKLALIKTFGIFSAGYIMRPLGAIIFGAVGDNLGRKPALMSSLLLMGFATFTIGCLPTYATIGIKAPLLLLLMRLLQGLAISGEYNGAGIFLVEKSSSNPCLAGSWVSASAAAGMVVGGVAALLVNHPLAPSWAWRVPFLLGGLSCFLGLVCRNRLSESPHFSPNNPITKQHLWPMLMQYKHSFVFAGAIAAFTGVFVYICNIYIVVFLKKVVHLPMNDATMFAIFGEIIVAIMIPIMAYVADKTHPYRQYQMGLCLVALFCPIIFALCYSAHYGLILLAMVLYGVLNGVVCGPMVKILCDQFPARIRYTGVSFAWSFAAAIFSGTAPLVAEILTTRFDWALGPSIYVSVIALFTYGMSKLLYRFSMPETAVVQLKHS
- a CDS encoding mechanosensitive ion channel family protein, whose amino-acid sequence is MLTKVGSSLPAILMSILIFALFWFLAKFCTSLIQRLALKSTPQKQPVFLVFTIATRIAILLVGAITALGSAGVNVSAMVASLGLSGLAIGLASKDAFSNLMAGIMVLLYQPFKIGDNIQVGEHNGTVTKMSLRYTHLQGDNKEILIPNASLLTNNIIICGKI
- the dacB gene encoding D-alanyl-D-alanine carboxypeptidase/D-alanyl-D-alanine endopeptidase yields the protein MKKLLIHFVTVSALFFSQAYAQAPYEKAIDDLIKQHLPDAAVGLVIQDPKTGNIIYEARAEESFLPASTTKLFTAVAALKYLGENFQFQTTLQAPLDKISGNVLNDNLYFVFRGDPTFQVKHIQEILKALKTKGVNQIQGNLVIDDSAFAEPYYAQGWTWDSLPWYYSAPITSIIINENKVRLKFNKATALNAPIKVEQADAELPPFKLQTNVIAVSAQDAEHNCQLNVKVKNNDLSLYGCWPIDKTPVVVELAVDDTRAIAKSLIESSLKQLDIKLTGTIQFGPAPKNVPAIIVKRSAPLKALLPRVLADSNNVYAESLTKGLGLAYGGQGTFQAGINAIQEILAEVSRIEFSKMKLSDGSGQSRYNLVSPYLVSQLLNFMYHDPSFPVFQASLSSAGQNGTLATRLKDKATIGKVIGKTGSATGTSALSGYLTTAKGNEYLFSLMINHSTKNYNELKRFEDKLCQLLIDEPWAPTSTTAPKRS